AAGGCACCGTACAGCACGGGGTTCAACAACAGACCGATCGTTCCAACGGATCGAGGTGCTTTGTGGAACAGCACGCCGAAGATGAAAATCGCCAAAATCCCGGGTGAAATGAACCCTTGGAATTCTTGGATGAAGGTGAAGATTCCGCCGAACGACGGGTGGCCTAGGAAGGGCGCGATTAGCAAAGCGATCAAGACAAAAACGATCGTGCAGATTCGACCCACCATGACCAATTGGCTTTGCGACGCATTGGGCTTCAGCTTGTAAAAGATGTCCATCGTCGCGATCGTCGATGCACTGTTCAACATTGATGCCAACGAACTGACGACAGCGCCAAAGATGGCGGCCAGAACGAAGCCTTTGATGCCCACACCGATCGGCAACAATTCACGAATCAACGTGGGGAAAGCATTATCGTAATCGTGTGCGATCAGCGTTTCGGTCCCGATCGAATCGCCCAACTGTTCGGTGGCTGCTTGAATCGTCGTGTCGTTCGCGATCACTAGAGCCATCGCCGGATCGTCGCCATCGGGGATTGTTTCAGCGGACGATCCGCTTCCCGCGATCGATTGGTTGTGCTGTAGCAGTGTCAGTGAGTTCTCGGGATGCATCTCCGCGAACTCTTCGTCAAAGGCGTAAAGCATCTTTGAACCGGGATCAGCTTCTGCCAGATTCTTTTCGATCGCTTCCAAGATCAGCGTGTTTCGATCGCTGGCCGGATCGGGTTTCATGCTCGAATCCAGCGTCTGGTAAAGATCCGGGGAATTGGCGGAAATCAGCAACGCGTTTCGCCCCGAGGCGTCGTTGCGTAGTTCGCTGTTGAACAGGTTGAACGCCAGGATGCCGGGGATCACCACGATGAACGGGATGATCAGTTTCAGGAATGCGGCAAACACGACCCCTTTTTGGCCTTCGGCAAGTGATCGAGATCCCAAAGTTCGCTGGGTGATGTATTGGTTCAATCCCCAGTAAAAAAAGTTGGGAATCCACAAGCCGACCAGCAACGCGGTCCACGGAATTTCGGGATCGTCGGTCGGACGCACCATGTGCAACTTGCCTTCGGGCAAATCGCCTTTGTTCAAATCCCAAAAACGTTGAATCGGACCCGCCGATTCCAGGCTTTCCACCGTCACCTGATCGTTGCGAGCGGTTTGAATCAATTCTTCCGGCGCCGTGTTGCCCATCAAAGACATCGCAAACCAGGCGATGATGACACCGCCGACGATCAATGCCGAACCTTGAATCAGGTCGGCCCAGGCACAGGCTTTCAAGCCACCGGCAAACACATACACGGCGGCCAGGATGCCGATAATCCAGCAACCAACGGTGATGTTCCCCAGGTCCAAACCGGCGACCACCATGCCTTGGAAATTGCCCGTGATGACCTTTGCACCGGAGAAAATGACCGACGCCGTCGGAACGCCCACCAAAATGATCATCGTGCTGATGGCCATCACGGTTCGTGCGAAGGCGTTGTATCGGTATTCCAAAAATTCGGGGATCGTATAGATCCCGCTTTTCAGAAACACCGGCAGAAACACAAACGCGGTGACCACCAGCGTGACCGCTGCCATCCATTCGTAACTGGCAATGGCCATCCCCAACCAATCCGCCGCTTTACCCGTCATGCCGACAAATTGTTCGGTGGAGATGTTCGCGGCGATCAGCGAAAAGCCGACCAAGTACCACGTCAGACCACGTCCGGCCAGGAAGTAATCCTGGGCGTCTTTGACGTCGTCCTCTTCACGACTCTTGTACAAACCGATCGATATGACGGCGATCACAAAGCCGACGAAGACAATGACGTCCAAGATGCCCATGAGTACAGAAACCTTTCTGTCAGTGGTGGCGTTGGGGGGAACGGCCGGTTTCATCCGACCCATGCCGCAAGGGGACCAGGGTGGCCGCTAGCGGGCGGATTAGGTGATGCGACGGCGCAAACGTCCAGATTATGCTTGTGTTTGGCGTCAGGCACAATCAGCCGCAACTTTGGTTTTGCCGCGACAGATGGTTGCGTTGCCTATACGAGACAGCCTCCGCTTGCTCGACACGGATTTACGGCCGCCGCTGTGTGGTTCGGCAACTCGACGCGGCCAGCGATCCAAAAACGCGTGCTGTGACTAGCCTGCTCAAACGCCGCGGGGCGACATTCATAAACGCTGGCTCTGCAGGTCGTCGCGATTCACGCGGCGGTCGCCCCACCTGCCGTATCGTGGAAATGACGCCGTGATCCGGACGCCGGCGAATGCCGCGAAGTCTCAGCTGGCCAGTTGGCTCCACAGGACCCCGGCGGCGATAGCCGATCCGATGACTCCGGCCACGTTGGGGGCCATGGCGTGCATCAGCAAAAAGTTTTGGGGATCGGCTTCTTGGCCGACCATGTGAACGACGCGTGCCGAGTCAGGCACAGCCGAAACGCCGGCCGCACCGATCAATGGGTTGATCTTATCTTTCAAAAACAGGTTCATCAATTTTGCGAACAGCACGCCGCTGGCCGTTGCGATGGCAAAAGCGAGCGCGCCGAGAGCGAAAATCATGATTGATTCTCGTTTCAGGAAGTACGGGGCGCTGGTGCTGGCCCCCACACAGAATCCCAGCAGCACGGTCACGATGTCGATCATCGCTGCCCGAGCGGTCGCCGCCAAACGGTCGGTGACCGTGCATTCTTTCAATAAGTTGCCAAAGAACAGCATGCCGATCAGCACGATGGCACCGGGAGCCAACATGGTGCAAACGATGAACGCAACGATGGGAAACAGGATGCGCTCGCGTGTGGAAACCTGACGAGACGGCTTCATGCGAATCAGCCGTTCTTCTTTGGTCGTCAACAACTTCATGATCGGCGGCTGGATCACCGGAACCAAAGCCATGTACGAATAGGCGGCGATCGCGATGGCCCCAAGTAATTGAGGCGCCAGACGCGAGGACAAGAAAATGGCGGTGGGGCCGTCCGCACCACCGATGATTCCGATCGCGCCAGCTTCGTTCGGGCCGAACCCGAGCGCGATGGCGCCCAGGAAGGTCAGAAAGACACCGATTTGCGCCGACGCCCCCAACAAAATCAACTTGGGACTGGACAGCATCGTCGAAAAGTCGGTCATCGCGCCGATGCCAAGGAAGATCAGCGGTGGATATACCCCTCTTTCCACCCCAAAGTACAGATACCGCAGCACGCTGCCTTCGTCGTAAACGCTGAGCGGCATTCCGGGCACACTGGGGATATTGCCGACGACGATTCCGAAACCGATCGGAACCAACAGCAGCGGTTCATAGTGTTTAGCGATCGCCAAATAAATGAAGATCATCCCGATCACGATCATGATCAGGTTGCCCGCCTGCATGCTGGGAAACGCGGTGGTTTCAAGCAATTGGCCGGCTTTGGCCGAAAGGTAGTCCCAAGCGTTCATCTTGGCTGCTTTACCGATTTACAAAGGTGGATGATCAGCGATTTCGTGGCTGCAGACGGTGCGAAGCGTGATGCCGGATTCGCCCTTCCAGCGTCCAAGCCAATTCCGATGGTGTCAGACGGCGGGTCCGAACGATGCGTACGGGGCGGCGTTCTGTTGCCGCCACTGCGGCGGTCAGCACGGCAACCAATTCCGGCGTCAGTTCGTCGTCGTCGGCATCGTCGGGGACGGGCGAAGTGGCAGATTTTGTCTTCGCATCGGTGGCGGATGATTTGCCTGGCTTGCCTTCCATCAAGGCGATCAACCGCGGCATGGCCGTGATGACCATCATCAAAATGATCAACGCCATGAAGACGACGACCATCCCAAGAATGGCGAGCGGAATGCCAAAATCTGAAAACAAAGTGTCCATCGCCGACGGCGCGTCGCCATCGACCGCCGGTACGGCATCGCCGGTCGTTGTGTCGGCGGCTTGCAGCAGACCGATCGGCATCACCCACCCCATCGCAGCGATGGGATGCGCCAAACAGCATTGCAGCACTGACCCGCACAGCGGGGAAAGGGCAGGAAACGGGGCCATGGGTGTCTCGATAAAGCAAGCCCGGGAATCAAACGTCGTTACGGATTGGGTGATGAACGGCTATTCCAGTTCAACCAACAATTGGCCTTCCTGAACCGATTCACCCGCCTTGACGTGAACGGCTTTCACTTTGGCACCGGCCGGCGCGATGATTTGGTTTTCCATCTTCATCGCTTCCAAGACCAACAAGACATCGTTTTGGTCGACGCTGTCGTTTTCTTTCACGGCCACCGACAGGACCACGCCTGCCATCGGACTGGTGATCGCACCGGCCGCCAAAGTCACTTTGGGGCTGGGCGCGGCAGCTTTTTGCACCGGAGCAACCGGCGAAACCGGTCGTGGGCCGGCCGGTTGTGGCGCACCCGCAACGGCATCGTCGTCTTCCAAGTGTTCGACGGTGACTTCATAGGATTTGTCACCGACAGTGATTCGCATTTTTTTCATGGTCAAAGCATTCCGGTGGATTACAGCGGGATCAGGCCGTGTTTCTTGGGTGGACGAGTTTCACTCTTGCGAAGTGTGTTGCGTAACGCCAGCGAAATGCTCGCTCGCGTCATCGATGGCTGAATGATATCGGTAATCATCCCGCGCGATGCGGCCATGTAGGGCGAAGCAAATCGGTCATGGTATTCCTTGACCAATTCGGCCTGTTTGGCCTGTTTGTCTTCGGCCGCTTGTAATTCGCGGCGGTAAAGAACGTTGATGGCTCCTTCGGCGCCCATCACGGCGATCTCGGCGGTCGGCCATGCAAAGACGACGTCGGCACGCATGTCGCGGCTGCACATCGCCAAGTAAGCACCGCCATAGGCTTTGCGGGTGATCACCGTGATTTTGGGGACCGTTGCGGCGCAGTAGGCGAACAGCATTTTGGCGCCGTGTCGGATGATGCCGCCCTGTTCTTGTTGGACACCGGGCAAGAACCCGGGGACGTCAACCAAAGTGACCAGCGGGATATTGAAGGCATTGCAGAATCGTATGAAACGTGATGCCTTGTCCGAGGCATCGATGTCGATCGTTCCCGCCTTGACCATCGGTTGGTTGGCGATGATCCCGACGACGACGCCGTCGATCCGTGCAAAGCCGACCAGGATGTTCTTTGCGAATTCTTGATGAACTTGCAGGAAGCGTCCGTCATCGACGATGCGTTGGATCACCGCTTCCATGTCCAACGCGCCCTTGGCATCGGCGGGCACCAGATCATCGATCGACGTGTCCGGCACCATGCTGATGTCTTCGATCGGATGGTGCGGCGGGTTGTCCAAGTTGTTCGACGGCAAGTAGGACAACAGTTCCTGGACCAATTCCAATGCGTGCTGATCATCCTCGGCGACGAAGTGCACGTTGCCACTGATCGCCGCGTTTGCCGCGGCGCTGCCGATTTCGTCCATCGTGGTGTCCACGCCGGTGGCGGCTTTGATCACCTGAGGACCGCAAATGAACATGCTCGCGTTCTTACGAGTCATGATCAAAAAGTCCATCAACGCCGGCGAATAGGCGGCGCCGCCTGCACAGCTGCCGGCGATGACGGCGATTTGTGGCACCAGACCGGACAGTTCCACATTGCGATAGAAGACCTGGCCGTAACCGCTAAGGGCATCGACCCCTTCTTGGATCCGAGCCCCGCCCGAATCGTTGATCGCGACGAAGGGCAATCCGCAATTAGCGGCATAGTCCATCACGTCGCAGATCTTTTGCGAATGACGTTGTCCCAGTGCACCGCCGCCGACAGTGAAGTCTTGGCTGAATCCCGCAACGGGACGTCCATCGACCTGTCCGACGCCGGTGATCACACCATCACCGGGCATGAATTTCTTTTCCATGCCGAAATCGTGACAGTTGTGTTCGACGTGCAGCCCCCATTCTTGAAAGGTGCCGTCGTCAAACAGTGCGTCAAATCGTTCCCTCGCCGTGATGCTGCCTTTGGCGTGGATCTTGGCAATGCGTTCTTTGCCGCCGCCCACCAGCCGCTGATCGCGACGTTCTTTCAACTGTTCTAACAGTGACTTTTCGATAGCCATCAATTCACCACAACCGTGTTGTGCGACCAAGTAAGACAAGCTTCAGACCACTTGTCACATCGGCATAAGCTAGCGTGAGACCCGACGGCTGTCAGGAGCCGCCTGACGATCGATGTGAAACCAGTGAAGGCGCTGTTTTGTGTACAAAGACGAGCGTTTCGGGCATGATGTCCGCCGTAGCGACCCTGTGAAAGCCCCGTGGATCGCTGAAAAAAATGGTGGCTGTGACATTGCGCACCAGATCGCCGCACCGACTTGACAATATTTCACACGGCGGTCTATCTACGAGGGTTAGATGGCGGATGTGTGATTTCGTTTGTCGTGAAAATCCTTATGCGACAACTTGTCCTTGATTCGTCGGTTGTTGGCGACGAGAGATCGATTAAACGTCACAACGTTCCACTTCATTTCGGGCGTAACCCCTGACCTGCCTCACCGATAAGGAAATGAAAATGTCCGGCGCTTTTCCCATTCTTAGCGCTGCCGAAGCGGCCGAACTGATCGACCATGGCATGCTGGTGGCAATGAGCGGGTTCACGCCCGCCGGTGCCGCCAAAGCCGTACCGCGTGCGATCGCCGACCGGGCCAAGATTTTGCATGAAGCGGGCCAGCCGTTTCGCATCCGTGTTTTGACCGGCGCCAGCACCGGTACGAGCTTGGATGACGCGTTGGCCGAAGCCGACGCGGTCAGTTGGCGCGCACCCTACCAATCGTCACGCCCGTTGCGACAACGCATCAACAAAGGCGAAGTCGAATTCGTCGACATGCACCTGTCGCACTTGCCCCAATCCGTTCTGTTCGGGCACTTCGGGGATATCGACGTTGCGGTGATCGAAGCCACCGACGTGACCGAAGACGGAAAAGTTTATTTGAGCACATCGGTGGGGGCATCGCCGACGTTTCTGTTGAAGGCAAAGAAGGTCATCATCGAATTGAATCGCGGCCAATCCAAAGAAATCGGCAAGATGGCCGATGTCGTGGTTCCCGATACGCCGCCCCACCGCAAGTCGCTGGCCCTGGATCATCCGCTGCAGCGCATCGGAACCCGCTACGCCCAGGTCGATCCGTCCAAAATCGTGGGGATCGTCGAAAACGACCAACCTGACGAATTGGGCGGCTTCACCGCATCGGACGAATTAAGCAGCGCGATTGCCGGCTATGTCGTCCAGTTTTTGACCGAAGAATTGGCCGCCGGACGCATTCCCAAGGAATTCCTGCCGATGCAAAGCGGTGTCGGGAACGTCGCCAACGCGGTGACCGAAGGCATCGGTGCCAGCACGGAAATCCCCGATTTCTATATGTACACCGAGGTGCTACAGCCGGCGCCGTTCCGTCTGTTGAAAAGCGGCCGGATGAAGGGCGCCAGTTCTTGTGGTTTGACCTTGCTGCCGGAACAAATCCAAGAGATCTCCGAAGACATCGATTTTTATCGCGATCGAATCGTGCTTCGTCCTCAGGAGATCAGCAACAACCCGGCGATCGTCCGTCAGTTGGGCGTCATCGCGATGAACACGGCGTTGGAAGTCGACTTCTATGGTCATGTGAATTCCACGCACGTTTGCGGCCAAAACATAATGAATGGTATTGGCGGCAGCGGTGATTTTGCCCGCAACGCCTACCTTTCGATCTTCGTGTGTCCGTCGACAGCGAAGGATGGAAAGATTTCGACGATTGTCCCAATGTGCAGCCACGTCGATCACAACGAACACAGCGTCGAAGTCATTGTGACCGAGCAAGGTCTGGCCGACTTGCGCGGCGTTGCACCGGCACAGCGTGCACGATTGATCATCGACAACTGTGCCCATCCGATGTATCGCGACATGCTGCATCGCTACATCGAAAAGTGTAAGCCCGGGCACATTTATCACGATTTGGAACGCTGTTTCGATATGCACCGAAACCTGATGCGTCACGGCGATATGCTGGCAGGCGAAACCAGTTCGGTGGCTTAGTCGGACACAACGAACGAAAGCGGCGCAGCGATGTGCCGCTTTTTTTGTGCAGTCGCTCCGCCGCGTTCGCACGCGTGGGCCGCCCGTCCCTGAACGTTTTGATCAGGCCACTTGGGTGATTTCGATCGAGCTGACTTCGGTCCTAGTCTTGGCCAGGCTCTTGTTCGTCTTTGAACCAACTGGCGTAGAACAGGTAGTTCTTGGCGATCTTTTCAATCATCTCCTTGGCCTGTTCCGGATCGACATCTTTGATCCGTTTGGCCGGCGTACCGGCGTACAGACTGCCGGGTTCGACTTTCGTTCCCTGCAAGACGACCGAACCGGCACCGATGATCGATCCTTCACCGATCACCGCGTGATCCAAAATCACCGAATTGATGCCGATCAAGCAGTTCTGTTCGATCTTGGCGCCGTGCACACAGACGTTGTGGCCGATCGAAACGTTGTCCGCGATGTCGATGACCGATTTCTGATACAGCGTGTGCAGCACGGCGCCGTCTTGGATGTTCACACGGTTGCCGATGCGGATCGAGTTCACATCGCCGCGAACGACCGTGTTGAACCATACCGAACAGTCATCGCCCATCACGACGTCGCCCAGCACCACCGCGGTGTCTGCCAGGAAGCAATTTTCACCAAGTTGTGGGGTGAAACCACGCACAGTTTTGATAAGGCCCATGGGAATCGATCAAAGGTTGCGGGAATCAAGGTTCAAAGCCGAAAACAAACGTCGTGCTCCGGCCGCCGGTGGCATCGATCCGTCCAAGACGTTCGTTTCCACATCGTTGCAGATGGCTTGTACGGCCGGATGAGTGTGCATGACGTGACGCAGCTGATCTTCGACGATGGACCACAGCCAACGTAGGTTTTGCTGTTGTCGACGTCGCTGGAAATCGCCCGAATCTTTGCGCAGACGACAACGCTTTTCGATCGCTTTCCAAACCTTGTCGATGCCCAGATTTTCGCGTGCGCTGCACGTCAAAATGGCCGGTGCGTCATCGAAGTGTCGTCCGGTGATCGAATCCAGAGCGTTGTGGTATTGCCGTGCCGCCAGTTCCGCGGCGTCTTTGTTTTTCCCGTCCGCTTTGTTGACCGCGATCACATCGACCAGTTCTAACAAGCCACGTTTGATGCCTTGCAGTTCGTCGCCGGCGCCGGGCAACATCAGCCCCAGGAAACAATCGGTCATGTCGGCGACCATCGTTTCGCTTTGCCCCACGCCGACGGTTTCAATCAGGATCACGTCGAATCCGGCCGCTTCGGCGATCAGCATGCATTCACGGGTCTTATGGGCGACACCGCCCAGGGTGCCCGCCGATGGCGATGGCCGAATGAACGCGTCTTTTTCTGACGACAGATTGGTCATCCGTGTTTTATCGCCCAGGATGCTGCCGCCGCTGACGCCGCTGGACGGGTCAACCGCCAACACGGCGACCCGTTTGCCCTGACGTACCAGTAGCAATCCGAACGCTTCGATGAAGGTGCTTTTGCCGGCCCCGGGTGCCCCGGTGATACCGATACGCAACGCGTTTCCGGTCAAGGGCATCAGCCGAGTCAGCAATTCTTCGGCGACTTTTTGGTGCCGTGGACTGCTGGATTCGACCAGGGTGAATGCACGCGCCAACATCGACAGGTTGCGATCGCGGATGCCTTGGAAATAGTCATCCGCGGTGGGGCGATTGCGGGCGCGTGCTTGGGGTTTGGCGGTCGGTCGATCTGTCATCAGACCGCCGTGTCCGCCGTACCGGGAAGCTGGATTTCCAACTGGTCCGCCAGCTTTTCCAGCAACGAAACGGCGGCGTCGCTGATCACGGTACCGGGTCCGAAGACCGCTGCGGCACCGGCCGCATACAGGGCATCGTAATCTTGCGGCGGGATCACCCCTCCGGCGACGATCATGATGTCTTCACGGTCCAGCTTTTCCAGTTCTTGCTTCAGTTCCGGCACCAGCGTCAGGTGCCCGGCGGCCAGCGAACTGACCCCCACGACGTGGACGTCATTTTCGACCGCCTGCTTGGCGGTTTCGGCTGGCGTGCGGAACAGCGAACCGATGTCGACGTCGAAGCCAAGGTCGGCAAAGGCAGACG
The DNA window shown above is from Crateriforma spongiae and carries:
- a CDS encoding OadG family protein is translated as MAPFPALSPLCGSVLQCCLAHPIAAMGWVMPIGLLQAADTTTGDAVPAVDGDAPSAMDTLFSDFGIPLAILGMVVVFMALIILMMVITAMPRLIALMEGKPGKSSATDAKTKSATSPVPDDADDDELTPELVAVLTAAVAATERRPVRIVRTRRLTPSELAWTLEGRIRHHASHRLQPRNR
- the meaB gene encoding methylmalonyl Co-A mutase-associated GTPase MeaB — its product is MTDRPTAKPQARARNRPTADDYFQGIRDRNLSMLARAFTLVESSSPRHQKVAEELLTRLMPLTGNALRIGITGAPGAGKSTFIEAFGLLLVRQGKRVAVLAVDPSSGVSGGSILGDKTRMTNLSSEKDAFIRPSPSAGTLGGVAHKTRECMLIAEAAGFDVILIETVGVGQSETMVADMTDCFLGLMLPGAGDELQGIKRGLLELVDVIAVNKADGKNKDAAELAARQYHNALDSITGRHFDDAPAILTCSARENLGIDKVWKAIEKRCRLRKDSGDFQRRRQQQNLRWLWSIVEDQLRHVMHTHPAVQAICNDVETNVLDGSMPPAAGARRLFSALNLDSRNL
- a CDS encoding sodium:solute symporter family transporter, which gives rise to MGILDVIVFVGFVIAVISIGLYKSREEDDVKDAQDYFLAGRGLTWYLVGFSLIAANISTEQFVGMTGKAADWLGMAIASYEWMAAVTLVVTAFVFLPVFLKSGIYTIPEFLEYRYNAFARTVMAISTMIILVGVPTASVIFSGAKVITGNFQGMVVAGLDLGNITVGCWIIGILAAVYVFAGGLKACAWADLIQGSALIVGGVIIAWFAMSLMGNTAPEELIQTARNDQVTVESLESAGPIQRFWDLNKGDLPEGKLHMVRPTDDPEIPWTALLVGLWIPNFFYWGLNQYITQRTLGSRSLAEGQKGVVFAAFLKLIIPFIVVIPGILAFNLFNSELRNDASGRNALLISANSPDLYQTLDSSMKPDPASDRNTLILEAIEKNLAEADPGSKMLYAFDEEFAEMHPENSLTLLQHNQSIAGSGSSAETIPDGDDPAMALVIANDTTIQAATEQLGDSIGTETLIAHDYDNAFPTLIRELLPIGVGIKGFVLAAIFGAVVSSLASMLNSASTIATMDIFYKLKPNASQSQLVMVGRICTIVFVLIALLIAPFLGHPSFGGIFTFIQEFQGFISPGILAIFIFGVLFHKAPRSVGTIGLLLNPVLYGALKWMPATADITFLNRMAICFGTVLTVLALVTLIRPMKEPVTLPVNEQIDLTGSKGAKFFGGLVIVLMLALYIVFY
- a CDS encoding gamma carbonic anhydrase family protein codes for the protein MGLIKTVRGFTPQLGENCFLADTAVVLGDVVMGDDCSVWFNTVVRGDVNSIRIGNRVNIQDGAVLHTLYQKSVIDIADNVSIGHNVCVHGAKIEQNCLIGINSVILDHAVIGEGSIIGAGSVVLQGTKVEPGSLYAGTPAKRIKDVDPEQAKEMIEKIAKNYLFYASWFKDEQEPGQD
- a CDS encoding succinate CoA transferase, giving the protein MSGAFPILSAAEAAELIDHGMLVAMSGFTPAGAAKAVPRAIADRAKILHEAGQPFRIRVLTGASTGTSLDDALAEADAVSWRAPYQSSRPLRQRINKGEVEFVDMHLSHLPQSVLFGHFGDIDVAVIEATDVTEDGKVYLSTSVGASPTFLLKAKKVIIELNRGQSKEIGKMADVVVPDTPPHRKSLALDHPLQRIGTRYAQVDPSKIVGIVENDQPDELGGFTASDELSSAIAGYVVQFLTEELAAGRIPKEFLPMQSGVGNVANAVTEGIGASTEIPDFYMYTEVLQPAPFRLLKSGRMKGASSCGLTLLPEQIQEISEDIDFYRDRIVLRPQEISNNPAIVRQLGVIAMNTALEVDFYGHVNSTHVCGQNIMNGIGGSGDFARNAYLSIFVCPSTAKDGKISTIVPMCSHVDHNEHSVEVIVTEQGLADLRGVAPAQRARLIIDNCAHPMYRDMLHRYIEKCKPGHIYHDLERCFDMHRNLMRHGDMLAGETSSVA
- a CDS encoding biotin/lipoyl-containing protein — protein: MKKMRITVGDKSYEVTVEHLEDDDAVAGAPQPAGPRPVSPVAPVQKAAAPSPKVTLAAGAITSPMAGVVLSVAVKENDSVDQNDVLLVLEAMKMENQIIAPAGAKVKAVHVKAGESVQEGQLLVELE
- a CDS encoding sodium ion-translocating decarboxylase subunit beta, whose amino-acid sequence is MNAWDYLSAKAGQLLETTAFPSMQAGNLIMIVIGMIFIYLAIAKHYEPLLLVPIGFGIVVGNIPSVPGMPLSVYDEGSVLRYLYFGVERGVYPPLIFLGIGAMTDFSTMLSSPKLILLGASAQIGVFLTFLGAIALGFGPNEAGAIGIIGGADGPTAIFLSSRLAPQLLGAIAIAAYSYMALVPVIQPPIMKLLTTKEERLIRMKPSRQVSTRERILFPIVAFIVCTMLAPGAIVLIGMLFFGNLLKECTVTDRLAATARAAMIDIVTVLLGFCVGASTSAPYFLKRESIMIFALGALAFAIATASGVLFAKLMNLFLKDKINPLIGAAGVSAVPDSARVVHMVGQEADPQNFLLMHAMAPNVAGVIGSAIAAGVLWSQLAS
- a CDS encoding acyl-CoA carboxylase subunit beta, with the protein product MAIEKSLLEQLKERRDQRLVGGGKERIAKIHAKGSITARERFDALFDDGTFQEWGLHVEHNCHDFGMEKKFMPGDGVITGVGQVDGRPVAGFSQDFTVGGGALGQRHSQKICDVMDYAANCGLPFVAINDSGGARIQEGVDALSGYGQVFYRNVELSGLVPQIAVIAGSCAGGAAYSPALMDFLIMTRKNASMFICGPQVIKAATGVDTTMDEIGSAAANAAISGNVHFVAEDDQHALELVQELLSYLPSNNLDNPPHHPIEDISMVPDTSIDDLVPADAKGALDMEAVIQRIVDDGRFLQVHQEFAKNILVGFARIDGVVVGIIANQPMVKAGTIDIDASDKASRFIRFCNAFNIPLVTLVDVPGFLPGVQQEQGGIIRHGAKMLFAYCAATVPKITVITRKAYGGAYLAMCSRDMRADVVFAWPTAEIAVMGAEGAINVLYRRELQAAEDKQAKQAELVKEYHDRFASPYMAASRGMITDIIQPSMTRASISLALRNTLRKSETRPPKKHGLIPL